Proteins encoded in a region of the Candidatus Methylomirabilota bacterium genome:
- a CDS encoding DUF2817 domain-containing protein yields the protein MRWLVRHPWLGLLGLAATLGVGAGAAFWIVVGPPPGWERRTPVSPETARYFSPDYLTARARFRAKVEAAHGRLAQIPIDARGPAGEALTIDIGWFGAARPRRALLHSSGIHGVEGFAGSAIQLQLLDAMPRLDADSAIVLVHLLNPYGVAWLRRANEDNVDLNRNFLGPDEAYSGAPAGYGALDFLLNPPSPPGWDFFYARAVGQVARHGMTALKQAVANGQYDYAKGLFFGGKHLEQGPDRYQAFLRERLSGAARVIAVDVHTGVGEYGEELLLAEEEEFKAARRVFGARVTLADADRGAAYRIRGGYEKMLARIFPGSDLHFVAEEFGTYRPIHIVRALREENRWHHWGGGAPTHPAKLALREAFSPEDEVWRRAVLARGQSLVSEAVKALRGGG from the coding sequence ATGCGCTGGCTCGTTCGCCATCCCTGGCTCGGCCTGCTCGGGCTCGCGGCGACGCTCGGCGTCGGCGCGGGTGCGGCCTTCTGGATCGTGGTCGGGCCGCCGCCCGGCTGGGAGCGCCGCACCCCGGTGTCGCCGGAGACGGCGCGCTACTTCTCGCCCGACTACCTCACCGCCCGGGCACGATTTCGCGCGAAGGTGGAGGCCGCCCACGGCCGGCTGGCGCAGATCCCCATCGATGCGCGCGGCCCCGCCGGCGAGGCGCTCACGATCGACATCGGCTGGTTCGGCGCCGCGCGGCCCCGCCGGGCGCTGCTACACTCCTCCGGCATCCACGGCGTGGAGGGCTTCGCGGGCTCGGCGATACAATTGCAGCTCCTCGACGCCATGCCGCGGCTCGATGCCGATAGCGCGATCGTCCTCGTCCACCTCCTCAATCCGTACGGGGTGGCCTGGCTCCGCCGCGCCAACGAGGACAACGTTGACCTCAACCGGAACTTCCTCGGACCCGACGAGGCGTACAGCGGCGCGCCCGCGGGCTACGGCGCGCTCGACTTCCTGCTCAATCCGCCGAGCCCGCCCGGCTGGGACTTCTTCTACGCGCGCGCCGTCGGGCAGGTGGCACGGCACGGCATGACCGCCCTCAAGCAGGCGGTCGCCAACGGGCAGTACGACTACGCCAAGGGGCTCTTCTTCGGTGGCAAGCACCTGGAGCAGGGGCCCGACCGCTACCAGGCTTTCCTGCGCGAGCGCCTGTCCGGCGCCGCACGCGTCATCGCCGTCGACGTTCACACCGGCGTGGGCGAGTATGGCGAGGAGCTACTGCTCGCCGAGGAGGAGGAGTTCAAGGCGGCCCGGCGAGTCTTCGGCGCGCGCGTGACCCTCGCCGACGCGGATCGCGGGGCGGCCTATCGGATCCGTGGCGGCTACGAGAAGATGCTCGCCCGCATCTTCCCGGGCAGCGACCTGCACTTCGTGGCCGAGGAGTTCGGGACGTATCGCCCCATCCACATCGTGCGGGCGCTGCGGGAGGAGAACCGCTGGCATCATTGGGGCGGTGGCGCGCCGACCCATCCCGCCAAGCTGGCGCTGCGCGAGGCGTTCTCACCGGAGGACGAGGTCTGGCGGCGGGCCGTGCTCGCGCGTGGCCAGTCGCTGGTGAGCGAAGCGGTGAAGGCGCTCCGCGGCGGCGGCTAG
- a CDS encoding phytanoyl-CoA dioxygenase family protein, which translates to MPKVLTEAQVRAYERDGYLFPIRAMSAERARHYREKFEALEARVPDIKKMKTKSHLLCPWVLEIAEDPHLLDIFEDLIGPNLRCWSMAWRVKKADHETFAGWHQDSAYGAALPVVLAGLALSSCGVTQGCLRGIPGSHKGGILTHGESADPKSILARGQFITDPFDEDKAVDFPLQPGEVVLFDNSLIHSSGVNAGPDRRFLLLIEMHPTWAKPPRTRQSTMLVRGVDTYGNFDDEPRPDAEWSPTALANWGRITEKRANLIFEDSVIGPSEAYGGTRPAT; encoded by the coding sequence ATGCCGAAGGTCCTGACCGAAGCGCAGGTGCGCGCGTACGAGCGTGACGGCTATCTCTTCCCGATCAGGGCCATGAGCGCCGAGCGTGCACGCCACTATCGGGAGAAGTTCGAGGCGCTGGAGGCGCGGGTGCCCGACATCAAGAAGATGAAGACCAAGTCGCATCTGCTCTGCCCGTGGGTGCTCGAGATCGCGGAGGATCCGCACCTCCTCGACATCTTCGAGGACCTGATCGGACCCAATCTCCGGTGCTGGAGCATGGCGTGGCGGGTGAAGAAGGCCGATCATGAGACCTTCGCGGGCTGGCACCAGGACTCGGCGTACGGCGCCGCGCTGCCCGTGGTGCTGGCCGGGCTCGCCCTGTCGAGCTGCGGAGTGACGCAGGGCTGCCTCCGCGGCATCCCCGGCTCGCACAAGGGCGGCATTCTCACCCACGGGGAGAGCGCGGACCCGAAGAGCATCCTCGCGCGGGGGCAGTTCATCACCGATCCTTTCGACGAGGACAAGGCCGTCGACTTTCCGCTGCAGCCCGGCGAGGTGGTGCTGTTCGACAATTCGCTGATCCACAGCTCCGGCGTCAACGCTGGCCCCGATCGTCGCTTCCTCCTGCTGATCGAGATGCACCCGACCTGGGCCAAGCCGCCGCGCACACGCCAGTCCACCATGCTGGTGCGGGGCGTCGACACCTACGGGAACTTCGACGACGAGCCGCGCCCCGATGCCGAGTGGAGTCCCACCGCGCTCGCCAACTGGGGCCGGATCACCGAGAAGCGCGCGAATCTCATCTTCGAGGACAGCGTCATCGGCCCCAGCGAGGCCTACGGCGGCACCCGGCCTGCGACGTAG
- a CDS encoding branched-chain amino acid ABC transporter permease: MRFLVSLVLDGILAGAVYALIALAFVVVYKASRMINFALGEWVMYGSRLAAAGTHGAGLGVTAALGVAGAAMVVFALGFNRVVLRRLVGQPLIAVIMVTLGLGALMRGAAPFLFAGVPGRLTLPIPEEPLVVLEVAVPISRLVALGVAIVAIVAVAAFFRWTRTGVALRALADDQEVALSVGIDVNRHLAITWGLVGVLAVLAGTLWALIAGVGFGVALLGLKVFPIVVIGGLDSIPGSIVGAILVGVLESLTAGYVDPLVGAGFSSVAPYVLLLGVLFVRPYGILGRPDARRV, translated from the coding sequence GTGCGCTTTCTCGTGTCGCTGGTGCTCGACGGAATCCTTGCCGGCGCGGTCTACGCCTTGATCGCGCTCGCCTTCGTGGTCGTCTACAAGGCCTCGCGCATGATCAACTTTGCGCTGGGGGAGTGGGTGATGTACGGGTCGCGCCTGGCCGCGGCGGGCACACACGGTGCCGGCCTCGGGGTGACCGCCGCGCTCGGCGTCGCCGGGGCCGCCATGGTCGTCTTCGCGCTGGGCTTCAACCGCGTCGTCCTGCGCCGGCTGGTGGGGCAGCCCTTGATCGCCGTGATCATGGTGACGCTGGGGCTCGGCGCGCTCATGCGCGGCGCCGCGCCCTTTCTGTTCGCGGGCGTGCCCGGACGGCTCACCCTCCCGATCCCCGAGGAGCCGCTCGTCGTGCTCGAGGTCGCGGTCCCGATCAGCCGCCTCGTCGCGCTCGGCGTGGCGATCGTCGCCATCGTGGCGGTGGCCGCGTTCTTCCGGTGGACGCGGACCGGCGTGGCCCTCCGCGCCCTCGCCGACGATCAGGAGGTCGCCCTCTCCGTCGGCATCGACGTGAACCGCCACCTCGCGATCACCTGGGGCCTGGTGGGCGTTCTGGCCGTGCTGGCGGGCACGCTCTGGGCCCTCATCGCGGGCGTAGGATTCGGCGTGGCGCTGCTGGGACTCAAGGTGTTCCCCATCGTGGTGATCGGGGGACTCGACAGCATTCCCGGCAGCATCGTGGGCGCCATCCTCGTGGGGGTGCTCGAGAGCCTCACCGCGGGGTACGTCGATCCGCTCGTGGGCGCGGGCTTCAGCAGCGTGGCGCCCTACGTGCTCTTGCTCGGCGTGCTCTTCGTCCGGCCGTATGGGATATTGGGCCGGCCGGACGCGCGACGCGTCTAG
- a CDS encoding LLM class F420-dependent oxidoreductase yields MKIGTVFPHADIGSDPAAIRDFAQAVEAAGFDYLIAYDHVTGAHPDRFANVTIPGFAGPPYVHDSPFHEIFTLFAYLAGLTRRIELVTSVLVLPQRQTALVAKQAAEVDLLSGGRLRLVVGVGWNFAEYGSLGADFGSRGRRLEEQLVVLRRLWSEPLVSFEGRFHLLDRIAIAPRPARPLPIWIGGGVGDVLLRRLARHANGWMPLLPPAEDPEAAVARLRAVLKEEGRDPAVFGLDARIRAAGEPADWVRAARRWQALGATHLCLNSVVKGTPPRAQLDTAIRMKHVITDAIGC; encoded by the coding sequence GTGAAGATCGGCACGGTATTCCCCCACGCGGACATCGGCTCGGATCCCGCGGCCATCCGCGACTTCGCCCAGGCGGTGGAAGCGGCGGGGTTCGACTATCTGATCGCCTACGATCACGTGACCGGCGCGCATCCCGACCGCTTCGCGAACGTGACTATCCCCGGTTTCGCGGGGCCCCCGTACGTCCACGACAGCCCCTTCCATGAGATCTTCACGCTCTTCGCCTACCTCGCCGGGCTCACCCGCCGCATCGAGCTGGTGACGAGTGTGCTCGTACTGCCGCAGCGCCAGACCGCGCTGGTCGCGAAGCAGGCAGCCGAGGTCGATCTGCTGAGCGGGGGCCGGCTGCGGCTGGTGGTGGGCGTCGGCTGGAACTTCGCCGAGTACGGCTCGCTGGGGGCGGACTTCGGCAGTCGTGGCCGGCGCCTCGAGGAGCAGCTCGTGGTGCTGCGCCGGCTCTGGAGCGAGCCGCTCGTGTCCTTCGAGGGCCGCTTCCACCTGCTGGACCGGATCGCGATCGCTCCGCGGCCGGCGCGCCCCCTGCCGATCTGGATCGGCGGCGGCGTGGGGGACGTGCTGTTGCGCCGTCTCGCCCGCCACGCCAACGGCTGGATGCCGCTGCTGCCGCCCGCCGAGGATCCCGAGGCGGCGGTGGCGCGGTTGCGCGCGGTGCTCAAGGAAGAGGGCCGCGACCCCGCCGTGTTCGGTCTGGACGCGCGCATCCGGGCCGCGGGGGAGCCCGCGGACTGGGTGCGCGCGGCGCGCCGCTGGCAGGCCCTCGGCGCCACGCATCTCTGCCTGAACAGCGTGGTCAAGGGCACGCCGCCGAGGGCGCAGCTCGATACGGCGATCCGCATGAAGCACGTCATCACGGACGCGATCGGGTGCTGA
- a CDS encoding amidohydrolase family protein, with protein MLSRRAFLAGAAAGLGITTGARASTVDALPLIDDGLRNPCLDSRLPEHLARHEIVQAAWEGVDPARVWDVHVHLVGTGDSGEGPWLPPEAESLWHPSSYFRRMALMNAACVDPKAADRSYVERLHALIDAFPTGARCVLLAFDYHRDAEGRPEPSRSTFYTSDAYAAAVAQRFPRRFEWAASIHPYRPDALEALETARRRGARAVKWLPNAMGMDPASARCDAFYAALARTGVPLLSHAGAEGTVDAWGDGQDLGNPLRLRRALDHGVRVIVAHCATFGKGVDLDVGPKGPKVPNFDLFARLMGEARYARLLHGDISATVQRNRKRYLPALLAHGDWHPRLLWGSDYPLPGVLPVIYVDAIADLGLIDPAEVPVIVEIRRHNPLLFDFVLKRRLAAKGQRFAATVFETRDYFTPV; from the coding sequence GTGCTGAGCCGTCGCGCCTTCCTCGCGGGCGCGGCCGCGGGGCTCGGCATCACGACCGGCGCCCGCGCGTCCACCGTGGACGCCCTGCCGCTCATCGACGACGGCCTCCGCAATCCTTGCCTGGACAGCCGGCTGCCCGAGCACCTCGCGCGCCACGAGATCGTCCAGGCGGCCTGGGAGGGCGTGGACCCCGCGCGCGTGTGGGATGTGCACGTGCACCTCGTGGGCACCGGCGATTCCGGCGAAGGCCCGTGGCTGCCGCCCGAGGCGGAGAGCCTGTGGCATCCATCGTCGTACTTCCGACGCATGGCCCTCATGAACGCGGCCTGCGTCGACCCGAAGGCGGCGGACCGGAGCTATGTCGAGCGCCTGCACGCGCTGATCGACGCGTTCCCGACCGGCGCTCGCTGCGTGCTCCTCGCCTTCGACTATCACCGCGACGCGGAAGGGCGCCCCGAGCCGTCGCGCTCGACCTTCTACACGTCCGACGCCTACGCGGCGGCCGTCGCCCAGCGCTTCCCCCGGCGCTTCGAGTGGGCCGCGAGTATCCATCCCTACCGGCCGGACGCGCTGGAGGCGCTGGAGACTGCGCGCCGGCGGGGCGCGCGCGCCGTCAAGTGGCTGCCGAACGCGATGGGGATGGATCCGGCGTCCGCGCGCTGCGATGCGTTCTACGCCGCGCTCGCGCGGACCGGTGTGCCGCTCCTCTCCCACGCGGGTGCGGAGGGCACGGTGGACGCGTGGGGGGACGGGCAGGACCTCGGCAACCCGCTACGGCTCCGCCGAGCCCTGGATCACGGCGTGCGCGTGATCGTCGCCCACTGCGCCACGTTCGGAAAGGGCGTCGACCTCGACGTGGGGCCGAAGGGGCCGAAGGTGCCCAATTTCGACCTGTTCGCGCGGTTGATGGGCGAGGCGCGCTACGCGCGCCTCCTGCACGGCGACATCTCCGCCACCGTCCAGCGCAATCGGAAGCGCTATCTGCCCGCCCTGCTGGCGCACGGGGACTGGCATCCCCGGCTCCTCTGGGGGTCGGACTATCCGCTGCCCGGCGTGCTGCCGGTCATCTACGTGGACGCCATCGCCGACCTGGGGCTCATCGATCCCGCGGAGGTGCCGGTGATCGTGGAGATTCGGCGACACAACCCGCTGCTGTTCGACTTCGTGCTGAAGCGACGGCTCGCCGCCAAGGGGCAGCGCTTCGCGGCGACGGTGTTCGAGACGCGCGACTACTTCACGCCGGTGTGA
- a CDS encoding VOC family protein, producing MISGIDHLVIAVPELEKAATAYRELGFTVVPGGRHPIGTHNALIAFEDGAYLELVSFYRDSRDHPWWAALQDGGGLVDYCLRTDDLMADTRALRAAGVEIVDAVPQSRERPDGYRVAWRVSLVRARHQGVAPFLIKDETPRAERVPRETRHANDVTGIARLRIATTSAELPAVRHWYAEVLKQPGEDVVNAELGGNGIRFAIGPNAVEVLGPRLAGGPIERWVTRHGASPFDATLRSRAGRVGPLDPLRTGGARLVFTPA from the coding sequence ATGATCTCCGGCATCGACCATCTCGTCATCGCGGTACCGGAGCTCGAGAAGGCGGCCACCGCCTATCGCGAGCTGGGCTTCACGGTGGTGCCGGGCGGCCGGCACCCCATCGGCACGCACAATGCCCTCATCGCCTTCGAGGACGGCGCCTACCTCGAGCTGGTCTCGTTCTATCGGGACAGCCGGGACCATCCCTGGTGGGCCGCGCTCCAGGACGGCGGCGGCCTCGTCGACTATTGCCTGCGGACCGACGACCTGATGGCGGACACGCGCGCCCTGCGCGCCGCCGGCGTGGAGATCGTCGACGCGGTCCCGCAGTCGCGCGAGCGCCCCGACGGCTACCGTGTGGCCTGGAGGGTCTCGCTCGTCCGCGCCCGGCACCAGGGGGTAGCCCCCTTTCTCATCAAGGATGAGACTCCGCGCGCGGAGCGCGTGCCCCGCGAGACCCGTCATGCGAACGACGTCACCGGCATCGCGCGGCTCCGCATCGCCACGACGTCCGCCGAGCTGCCCGCGGTGCGCCACTGGTACGCCGAAGTGCTGAAGCAGCCGGGCGAGGACGTCGTCAACGCGGAGCTCGGCGGCAACGGGATCCGCTTCGCCATCGGGCCCAACGCGGTGGAGGTTCTGGGCCCGCGGCTGGCCGGCGGCCCCATCGAGCGCTGGGTGACACGCCACGGGGCGTCGCCGTTCGACGCGACCCTGCGCTCGCGGGCGGGACGCGTCGGGCCGCTCGATCCCCTGCGCACCGGCGGCGCGCGGCTCGTCTTCACACCGGCGTGA
- a CDS encoding LLM class flavin-dependent oxidoreductase — MPATTFGLTLPNRAVVLGAIKSRELLELTVEAEASGAFDTVWVGDSLLAKPRLEAVTLLSALAAVTSRVRLGVGCLATFVHRHPVLFAQQWASLDVISGGRAWLVVCLGGPDEQSPAQALEHQVMGIRAAERVARMEEGITILRRLFGEKKAAHHGRFYQFDGVTIEPAPVQQPHPIWIASNPTGLTWKGGASAEDSVVERSFRRVARYADGWMTNKVSPAQFREQWARIAAMAREEGRDPARLGGALYHNIHINEDRQAALAESKAFLDAYYTSKFTPAFVEGWTVAGSPAQCIAELRAYAEAGLSHIALRLTSWDQRGQLKRFLGEVAPALSGR, encoded by the coding sequence ATGCCCGCGACGACGTTCGGTTTGACCCTGCCCAATCGCGCGGTGGTGCTGGGCGCGATCAAGTCCCGCGAGCTGCTCGAGCTGACGGTGGAGGCGGAGGCATCCGGCGCCTTCGACACCGTGTGGGTGGGCGACAGCCTGCTCGCCAAGCCGCGGCTCGAGGCGGTCACCCTCTTGTCGGCGCTGGCCGCGGTGACGTCGCGCGTGCGCCTGGGCGTGGGCTGCCTGGCTACGTTCGTGCACCGTCATCCCGTCCTCTTCGCCCAGCAATGGGCGAGCCTCGACGTGATCTCCGGCGGCCGCGCGTGGCTGGTCGTCTGCCTCGGCGGCCCCGACGAGCAGAGCCCGGCCCAGGCGCTCGAGCACCAGGTGATGGGCATCCGCGCCGCCGAGCGGGTGGCCCGCATGGAGGAGGGCATCACGATCCTGCGGCGGCTCTTCGGCGAGAAGAAGGCCGCGCATCACGGGCGCTTCTATCAGTTCGACGGCGTGACCATCGAGCCCGCTCCCGTCCAGCAGCCCCACCCGATCTGGATCGCGAGCAATCCCACCGGCCTCACCTGGAAGGGCGGCGCGAGCGCCGAGGACTCCGTCGTCGAGCGAAGCTTCCGCCGGGTCGCCCGCTATGCCGACGGCTGGATGACCAACAAGGTGAGCCCCGCCCAGTTCCGCGAGCAGTGGGCGCGCATCGCGGCGATGGCCCGCGAGGAGGGACGCGATCCCGCGCGGCTCGGCGGCGCGCTCTACCACAACATCCACATCAACGAGGACCGGCAGGCGGCGCTCGCGGAGAGCAAGGCCTTCCTCGACGCCTATTACACGAGCAAGTTCACGCCCGCCTTCGTGGAGGGCTGGACGGTGGCGGGCAGCCCCGCGCAGTGCATCGCCGAGCTGCGCGCGTACGCCGAGGCGGGGCTGAGCCACATCGCGCTACGGCTCACGTCGTGGGATCAGCGCGGCCAGCTCAAGCGGTTCCTCGGCGAGGTGGCGCCCGCGCTCTCCGGTCGATGA
- a CDS encoding alpha/beta hydrolase — protein MHEITVDDVEYLRHGDKPLLARLFRPKGEGPFPMMVDLHGGAWCNGNRTNDVAMNEPLAKSGVIVAALDFRMPPDGGYPASLVDIHYAIRWLKTQAGRLRGRADRVGAIGISSGGHQAMLLGMRPTDRRYAAQALPAGSPAVDARLRCVVLCWPVIDPLARYHYAKKLKAGGPPYPEVVDRVLPLHDLYWPGEAAMAEANPVLALERGETVETPPALYIQGTKDVAHPRPDLDRFVAGYRKAGGQVELELYEGEAEGFVNRNPGSPAAARAVARIVEFVHKQLG, from the coding sequence ATGCACGAGATCACCGTCGACGACGTCGAGTATCTCCGCCACGGCGACAAGCCGCTCCTCGCGCGCCTGTTCCGCCCCAAGGGGGAGGGCCCCTTTCCGATGATGGTGGATCTCCACGGGGGTGCGTGGTGCAACGGCAACCGCACCAATGACGTGGCGATGAACGAGCCCCTGGCGAAGAGCGGCGTCATCGTGGCCGCCCTCGACTTCCGCATGCCTCCCGACGGGGGCTATCCCGCGTCCCTCGTCGACATCCACTACGCCATCCGCTGGCTCAAGACGCAGGCGGGTCGGCTCCGCGGCCGCGCCGACCGCGTGGGCGCCATCGGCATCTCGAGCGGAGGCCATCAGGCCATGTTGCTCGGCATGCGCCCCACCGACCGGCGTTACGCCGCCCAGGCGCTGCCGGCGGGCTCGCCCGCGGTGGACGCGCGGCTCCGGTGCGTGGTGCTGTGCTGGCCGGTGATCGATCCGCTCGCGCGCTATCACTACGCCAAGAAGCTCAAGGCGGGCGGGCCGCCCTACCCCGAGGTGGTGGACCGCGTGCTTCCGCTGCACGATCTCTACTGGCCGGGCGAGGCCGCCATGGCGGAGGCCAATCCCGTGCTCGCCCTCGAGCGCGGCGAGACGGTGGAGACACCGCCCGCCCTCTACATCCAGGGCACGAAGGACGTGGCGCACCCGCGCCCCGACCTCGACCGCTTCGTCGCGGGGTATCGCAAGGCGGGCGGCCAGGTCGAGCTCGAGCTGTATGAGGGTGAGGCCGAGGGCTTCGTGAACCGCAATCCCGGCTCGCCCGCGGCCGCGAGGGCCGTGGCCCGCATCGTCGAGTTCGTCCACAAGCAGCTCGGCTGA
- a CDS encoding NIPSNAP family protein has translation MIYEIRTYRITPGSLAEVEKRFGEGYEHRKKYSELTAFWHTEIGPLNEIIHVWGYRDLAERARIRGEAAKDSNWPPKISEFIQTMKSEIVTPFPFVPEVQPGKMGPFFEIRYYTLKAGMLPDTAKGWEGALPERIKMSPVVLAGGVELGTANGFVHIWAYSSLDQRMQIREEARKKGVWPPPGGGGRLITQETKIVMPSAFSPLK, from the coding sequence GTGATCTACGAGATCCGGACGTATCGCATCACTCCGGGAAGCCTCGCCGAGGTCGAGAAGCGATTCGGCGAGGGCTACGAGCACCGCAAGAAGTACTCCGAGCTGACCGCCTTCTGGCACACCGAGATCGGGCCTCTCAACGAGATCATCCACGTCTGGGGCTATCGCGATCTTGCCGAGCGCGCGCGCATCCGTGGTGAGGCGGCGAAGGACTCCAACTGGCCGCCGAAGATCTCGGAGTTCATCCAGACGATGAAGTCCGAGATCGTGACGCCGTTCCCCTTCGTGCCCGAGGTGCAGCCCGGCAAGATGGGCCCGTTCTTCGAGATCCGCTACTACACGCTCAAGGCCGGCATGCTCCCCGACACCGCCAAGGGCTGGGAAGGTGCCTTGCCCGAGCGCATCAAGATGTCGCCGGTGGTGCTCGCGGGCGGCGTCGAGCTCGGCACCGCGAACGGCTTCGTGCACATCTGGGCCTACTCGAGCCTCGATCAGCGGATGCAGATTCGCGAGGAGGCGCGGAAGAAGGGCGTGTGGCCTCCGCCGGGCGGCGGAGGGCGGCTCATCACCCAGGAAACGAAGATCGTGATGCCGTCGGCGTTCTCGCCGCTCAAGTAG
- a CDS encoding THxN family PEP-CTERM protein translates to MIVDWSKKLLAVAGTLGVSLTLVASAQAFTFTQVGGFVRGTETSSPGPSALDGIQFFGPAVSTTDGSAGLPGGLNTYSIIAWGRGSDAGVIPNLSLAPSFTAIPGSGPNSDKSALQFIGHGGSINVGETVVVSEIFHRNQAITAPDLQHVDIFSVLSLFDGVTPVVVSKDNVPVEFHETPNTAPCDPTKQISGTACDDFFTFPLGTFASLHFTAGGESFTLSFSTSCDTSDTSLARCDIPSPDDLSEGQIITAEGRINHLLVLMTLTQDVVEVPAPPALLLVGLGVALARRRRAA, encoded by the coding sequence ATGATCGTCGACTGGTCCAAGAAGCTGCTGGCCGTGGCCGGTACTCTCGGAGTCTCGCTCACGCTAGTAGCGAGCGCGCAGGCCTTCACCTTCACCCAAGTGGGTGGCTTCGTGCGCGGTACCGAGACAAGCAGCCCCGGCCCTTCGGCACTCGACGGCATCCAGTTCTTCGGCCCGGCGGTTTCGACGACCGACGGCTCGGCGGGGCTTCCCGGCGGCCTCAACACCTACAGCATCATCGCCTGGGGCCGGGGCTCTGACGCGGGTGTCATCCCGAATCTCTCCCTCGCCCCGTCCTTCACGGCGATTCCCGGGAGCGGTCCCAACTCCGACAAGAGCGCGCTCCAGTTCATCGGTCATGGCGGCTCCATCAATGTCGGCGAGACCGTGGTGGTGAGCGAGATCTTCCACCGGAACCAGGCCATCACCGCGCCCGACCTCCAGCACGTGGACATCTTCTCCGTGCTCAGCCTCTTCGATGGCGTGACCCCCGTAGTTGTGAGCAAGGACAATGTCCCGGTAGAGTTCCACGAGACGCCAAACACGGCGCCGTGCGACCCGACCAAGCAGATCTCAGGCACGGCCTGCGACGACTTCTTCACGTTCCCGCTCGGCACGTTCGCGAGCCTGCACTTCACGGCGGGGGGCGAGTCCTTCACGCTGAGCTTCTCGACGAGCTGCGATACGAGCGACACGAGCCTCGCCCGCTGCGACATCCCCAGCCCGGACGACCTCAGCGAGGGCCAGATCATCACCGCCGAGGGCCGGATCAATCATCTCCTCGTGCTGATGACGCTGACTCAGGACGTCGTCGAGGTGCCGGCCCCGCCGGCCCTCCTCCTGGTGGGTCTGGGCGTGGCGCTGGCGCGGCGACGGCGGGCGGCCTAG
- a CDS encoding pyridoxamine 5'-phosphate oxidase family protein — protein MSAVVFSPAARAFLESKEVVTLATTQPDGSPLAMAMWLLPEPDSIVMISVDGLGKVRNLQRDPRVCVLAEAGTRGDARGVAVQGRALFLPEGEERRRLVERFLKRYDPDLAQYWGGYSMPANRVMFRVVPRRIRSWGLGEA, from the coding sequence GTGAGCGCGGTGGTCTTCAGTCCTGCCGCCCGCGCCTTCCTGGAAAGCAAGGAGGTGGTGACGCTCGCCACCACACAGCCCGACGGCTCGCCGCTCGCCATGGCGATGTGGCTCCTGCCCGAGCCGGACAGCATCGTGATGATCAGCGTCGACGGGCTCGGCAAGGTGCGGAACCTGCAGCGCGATCCCCGGGTCTGCGTCCTCGCCGAGGCGGGCACGCGCGGTGACGCCCGCGGGGTGGCGGTGCAGGGCCGGGCCCTGTTCCTGCCCGAGGGCGAGGAGCGTCGGCGGCTGGTGGAGCGGTTCCTGAAGCGCTACGACCCCGATCTCGCCCAGTACTGGGGCGGCTATTCGATGCCCGCCAACCGGGTGATGTTCCGAGTCGTGCCGCGTCGAATCCGGAGCTGGGGGCTCGGAGAGGCCTAG